From the Anolis sagrei isolate rAnoSag1 chromosome 12, rAnoSag1.mat, whole genome shotgun sequence genome, one window contains:
- the LOC132764482 gene encoding claw keratin-like encodes MAFSSQSSCMPSCSIPSSRPSLGIGSCGMGGGFGGGMYGSGGGSGMMGCGGGSGMMGYGGGSGMMGYGGGSGLAASAAQLGILPGIRPSCINQLPPSEVVIQPPPVVMTIPGPIMASTGQPLAVGGYSPCASGGYGSYGSGSGGYGLGGYGGYLGGGIGGGGLGSKGFCGSRRRQSICGSPC; translated from the coding sequence ATGGCTTTCTCTTCTCAGTCTTCTTGCATGCCATCCTGCTCCATCCCATCTTCTAGACCTTCCCTAGGCATTGGATCCTGCGGCATGGGAGGAGGCTTCGGTGGTGGCATGTACGGATCTGGCGGTGGTTCCGGCATGATGGGATGTGGTGGTGGTTCCGGCATGATGGGATATGGTGGCGGCTCCGGCATGATGGGATATGGTGGCGGCTCCGGTCTTGCAGCATCAGCAGCCCAACTAGGAATCCTTCCTGGAATTCGCCCTTCCTGCATCAACCAGCTTCCACCATCAGAAGTGGTGATCCAGCCACCTCCAGTTGTGATGACCATCCCAGGACCCATCATGGCCTCCACTGGGCAGCCCTTAGCTGTCGGAGGCTACTCACCATGTGCATCCGGAGGCTATGGCTCTTATGGTTCTGGCTCCGGTGGTTATGGACTGGGGGGTTACGGAGGGTACCTCGGTGGTGgtattggtggtggtggtttggGCAGCAAAGGATTTTGTGGGTCAAGACGTAGGCAAAGTATCTGTGGTAGCCCCTGCTAA